In Thunnus thynnus chromosome 11, fThuThy2.1, whole genome shotgun sequence, the following proteins share a genomic window:
- the phf11 gene encoding serine-rich adhesin for platelets, which produces MVEMGNDRKVSCILCQRSEETRITGALSTKDQITAHQNCLLFSSGIYCQNSPEFDDLFGFSVEDVMKEVRRGNKLACYRCKKKGATAGCEIKRCKKSYHYPCAVQEGAHIVEDDDEGNYTLYCSTHYEEMQRINGSTSEHDSSSTNHRKSKKSSKTSSSKVYCLACEKTEGNISLDSLSNSVIMLYCDKHGPLSHKSNGHDDSAVAGPSFWSSDSNSASSMTHGLKRRLSFNDREEEMLSRRKPESWKRKISDDSNSVENEPNTEMAMFAPLESDLDESANSLPEHQVSQIFDYFRVTLSFEAEDVHKMTVEDTFLMMFSTHSKDAENGSPTGSISGNQPMDENGEGNKDEDETVIHSDAESESLLLPVEICIESYSTLNSSFSNHTVSPPRPSVTLANTVEVLRSGDEGSSPEQNPGSSPEYIDSPAQHTAAPSVPPQSSSGPPLSPDHCKPCIVSCSSLRTTSAVSPAPPETICVSPLPSTSSPTVAPSDPATSIDSTCFWRSCNMAGCTEAIFTDFIDEMKDISGRIQSDQASQEDYDLALKVMAASGKLTELVAKQQKELEKKQMQLQKAAAAMKKVVSALR; this is translated from the exons ATGGTAGAAATGGGCAACGATCGCAAAGTGTCCTGCATACTCTGTCAAAGGTCCGAAGAGACGAGGATAACAGGAGCGTTATCGACTAAAGATCAGATCACGGCTCATCAGAACTGCTtg TTATTTTCCTCTGGTATTTATTGCCAGAATTCACCAGAGTTTGATGATCTGTTTGGTTTTTCCGTGGAGGATGTGATGAAGGAAGTGAGACGAGGAAACAAACTG GCTTGTTATAGATGTAAGAAAAAGGGCGCTACTGCCGGATGTGAAATCAAACGCTGCAAGAAGTCCTACCACTACCCGTGTGCTGTTCAAGAGGGAGCTCACATTGTTGAGGATGACGATGAGGGGAATTATAC GCTGTACTGCTCCACACACTATGAAGAAATGCAAA GAATCAACGGTTCCACAAGTGAACATGACTCTTCCTCTACGAATCACAGAAAATCCAAAAAATCCAGTAAAACTTCATCATCTAAG GTATATTGCCTGGCCTGTGAGAAGACAGAAGGAAATATCAGCTTGGACAGCTTGTCTAACAGCGTTATTAT GTTATATTGTGACAAACATGGTCCTCTATCACACAAGAGCAACGGCCATG ATGATTCTGCAGTGGCCGGACCGTCTTTTTGGAGCAGTGACTCAAACTCAGCCAGCAGCATGACCCATGGATTAAAG AGACGGTTGAGTTTCAATGACAG agaggaagagatgctGTCTAGACGGAAACCTGAAAGCTGGAAAAGGAAAATATCAGATGACTCTAACTCAG TTGAGAATGAACCTAATACAGAAATGGCAATGTTCGCACCTTTAGAGTCAGATTTAGACGAAAGTGCCAACTCTCTTCCAGAGCACCAAGTAAGTCAAATCTTTGATTATTTCAGAGTAACATTGTCATTTGAAGCTGAAGATGTCCA taaaatgacagttgaggatacatttttaatgatgttcTCCACTCACAGTAAAGACGCTGAGAATGGGAGTCCCACTGGGTCCATCTCAG GAAATCAGCCGATGGATGAGAACGGAGAAGGAaataaagatgaagatgaaacagTCATACATTCA GATGCTGAGTCAGAGAGTCTACTGCTTCCTGTAGAGATCTGCATAGAGTCGTATTCAACATTGAATTCCTCATTCTCAAATCATACAGTATCACCTCCACGTCCCAGTGTGACTCTGGCAAACACGGTAGAGGTGCTGAGGAGTGGAGATGAAG GGTCCAGTCCTGAGCAGAATCCTGGCAGCAGTCCTGAATACATCGACAGTCCTGCTCAACACACCGCTGCGCCCTCTGTTCCACCGCAAAGCTCATCTGggccccctctctctcctgacCACTGCAAACCCTGCATCgtttcctgctcctctctgcgCACCACCTCGGCCGTTTCTCCAGCTCCCCCTGAAACCATCTGTGTGTCCCCTCTGCCCTCCACTTCCTCTCCTACGGTCGCTCCCTCAGACCCAGCGACCAGCATTGACTCCACCTGCTTCTGGAGAAGTTGCAATATGGCAGGATGTACGGAGGCCATCTTTACGGATTTTATTGATGAGATGAAAGACATCTCTGGCAGAATTCAGTCAGACCAGGCCAGCCAGGAGG ATTATGATCTTGCCCTAAAAGTGATGGCAGCTTCTGGGAAACTGACAGAGCTTGTGGCCAAACAGCAAAAAG AGttggaaaagaaacaaatgcagcTGCAGAAGGCGGCGGCAGCTATGAAGAAGGTTGTCTCAGCACTGAGATGA
- the LOC137192899 gene encoding RCC1 and BTB domain-containing protein 1-like: MVDVTKWPLFSLMGPQELASIRRACVFGTSANEAIYITSDDEVYVFGLNCSNCLGTGDSQSTIVPKKLDFLSGRKVVSLSYGSGPHILLATEDGELFAWGHNGYSQLGNGTTNQGVAPVLVSANLLNKKVTEVACGSHHSMALTDTGEVYAWGYNNCGQVGSGSTANQPTPRRVSSCLQNKVAVSIICGQTSSLAVVDNGEVYGWGYNGNGQLGLGNNGNQLTPCRLMALQGLCVQQIVSGYAHSLALTDEGLLYAWGANTYGQLGTGTKSNQLSPVQIMTEKERIVEIAACHSTHTSAAKTQSGQVYMWGQCRGQSIVLPHLTHFTCTDDVFACFATPSVMWRLLSMDHDDFLTVAQSLKKEFDNPETADLKFCVDGKYIYVHKAVLKIRCEHFRSMFQSHWNEDMKEVIEIDQFSYSVYRSFLEFLYTDNVELPPEDAIGLLDLATSYCENRLKRLCQHIIKRGITVENAFTLLSAAVRYDAEDLEEFCFKFCVNHLTEVTQTAAFWQIDGDLLKDFICRASRCGAFKN; encoded by the exons ATGGTGGATGTAACCAAATGGCCCCTCTTCAGCCTGATGGGGCCGCAAGAGCTCGCCTCTATCCGgagagcatgtgtgtttggAACGTCTGCTAATGAGGCCATCTACATCACCAGTGATGATGAG GTGTATGTGTTTGGGTTAAACTGCAGTAACTGCCTGGGAACCGGTGACAGCCAGAGCACCATTGTACCCAAGAAGCTGGACTTCCTGAGCGGGAGAAAAGTGGTCAGCCTGAGCTACGGCAGTGGACCCCACATCCTGCTGGCCACTGAGG ACGGAGAGCTTTTTGCCTGGGGACATAACGGCTATAGCCAACTGGGAAATGGAACAACCAACCAAGGAGTAGCTCCGGTGCTTGTGTCTGCCAACCTGCTCAATAAGAAGGTCACAGAGGTGGCCTGCGGCTCTCACCACTCAATGGCTCTGACTGACACAGGAGAA GTGTACGCCTGGGGCTACAACAACTGTGGTCAGGTGGGCTCCGGCTCCACGGCGAACCAGCCCACACCCCGCCGAGTGTCCAGCTGCCTGCAGAACAAGGTGGCCGTCAGCATCATCTGTGGTCAGACCTCGTCTCTGGCAGTGGTGGACAACGGAGAG GTGTACGGTTGGGGTTATAATGGGAATGGACAACTTGGACTTGGGAATAACGGGAACCAGCTCACTCCCTGTCGACTCATGGCTCTGCAGGGTTTATGTGTACAACAG ATTGTCTCTGGTTATGCCCACTCCCTGGCACTAACAGACGAAGGGTTGCTCTACGCTTGGGGCGCCAACACATACGGACAACTGGGCACCGGCACCAAGAGCAACCAGCTGAGCCCAGTTCAGATAATGACTGAGAAAGAAAG AATTGTAGAGATCGCTGCCTGTCACTCCACACATACGTCAGCTGCTAAGACCCAGAGTGGTCAGGTGTACATGTGGGGCCAGTGCAGGGGCCAGTCTATAGTACTGCCTCACCTTACACACTTTACCTGCACTGACGATGTCTTTGCATGCTTCGCCACCCCGTCAGTGATGTGGAGGCTTCTTTCCATGG ACCATGACGACTTCCTGACTGTGGCTCAGTCTCTGAAGAAAGAGTTTGACAACCCAGAGACAGCTGACCTCAAGTTCTGCGTTGATGGCAAATATATCTATGTCCACAAAGCAGTTCTCAAAATCAG GTGTGAACACTTCAGATCCATGTTCCAGTCCCACTGGAATGAAGATATGAAGGAGGTGATCGAGATAGATCAGTTCTCCTACTCGGTGTACCGCTCCTTCCTAGAGTTCCTCTACACAGACAACGTGGAGTTGCCTCCTGAGGATGCTATTG GTCTGCTGGACCTGGCCACATCATACTGTGAGAACCGGCTGAAACGTCTGTGTCAGCACATTATAAAGAGGGGAATCACCGTTGAAaatgccttcactctgctgtcTGCAGCTGTGCGCTATGATGCAGAG GACCTGGAAGAGTTCTGCTTTAAGTTCTGCGTGAATCACCTGACCGAGGTGACCCAGACCGCTGCTTTCTGGCAGATCGACGGCGACCTGCTCAAAGATTTCATATGTCGAGCCAGCCGCTGCGGAGCCTTCAAGAACTGA